One part of the Cyclobacteriaceae bacterium genome encodes these proteins:
- a CDS encoding ComEC family competence protein: MHFWTPYAFVRIVSFFIVGIVLGIYQPDFIPQHIAMMALMVLVAVYLLLTWIMKGEGKSLLAGTIGLLAIGVSGYVNTLVHTDSQRPDHLLHVTESIDKYYAVVSGYAEKKEKSWKAEAKVQQVYYQGSWHECSGKVLLYFSRNDFEEPFRYGDKLLINGSPQDLQPPANPGEFNYKRFLTFRKIYHQHFIRANQVLLLPNNPVNNFVSISYRVRAWAERVLEKYISGEQERTVAAALLLGVKDGLENELVQAYASSGAMHVLAVSGLHVGIIYLIISVLVKPLDRGRYGKWLLALVGIGALWSYAFITGLSPSVLRAVTMFSVMALSKPLNYKTNIYNTLGVAAFILLLWEPYLIMSVGFQLSFLAVIGIVYMQPKLYWLWSPNHLLWDKVWQITCVSIAAQLATCSLGLLYFHQFPVYFLVSNLFVIPGAIISVVLGILLLLVSFFDPIAAVIGFILEFFLWVLNNLVFWVEQLPFSLINNIYITTFQTWLLMGMLVSALLLLHFRRFAFVLIILFCAIALGLMQWHHYYREVRPEKFVVYHVAGKTAMEWSSHGKSFFRADSTLLNDAERIRFHVRPNRLISGIRYSSTKLPFMRSFKGGYLFVWSGKIIVQLTSESFSLPEGLKVDYIVLSNNSIRNVRTLDQVTCKTIIIDSSNTFYAASKILNQAATLNLPVHSVLHQGAFVTKL; the protein is encoded by the coding sequence ATGCATTTCTGGACACCCTACGCATTCGTCCGTATTGTTTCCTTTTTTATTGTCGGTATCGTACTGGGTATCTACCAGCCTGATTTTATTCCGCAGCACATCGCCATGATGGCCTTGATGGTATTGGTAGCAGTTTACCTACTCCTTACGTGGATCATGAAAGGAGAGGGTAAGTCGTTACTTGCCGGAACAATTGGTTTGTTGGCTATAGGCGTGAGCGGTTATGTAAATACTCTTGTGCATACTGATTCGCAAAGGCCCGACCACTTGTTGCATGTGACTGAGTCCATTGATAAGTACTACGCGGTTGTTTCCGGTTATGCGGAAAAGAAAGAAAAGTCCTGGAAGGCAGAGGCAAAGGTTCAACAAGTGTATTACCAAGGCTCATGGCATGAGTGCTCGGGTAAAGTGCTGCTTTATTTTTCACGTAACGATTTTGAAGAGCCCTTCCGGTATGGCGATAAACTTTTGATTAACGGCTCACCCCAAGACCTTCAGCCTCCGGCCAACCCCGGTGAGTTCAACTATAAGCGTTTCTTAACCTTTCGAAAAATTTACCATCAACATTTTATACGTGCTAACCAGGTGTTGCTTTTGCCCAATAATCCCGTAAACAATTTTGTGTCGATTTCGTATCGTGTGCGTGCATGGGCCGAGCGTGTACTCGAAAAATATATTTCAGGTGAACAGGAGCGGACGGTGGCCGCAGCTTTGCTGTTGGGCGTGAAAGACGGTCTCGAAAATGAGCTTGTGCAAGCGTATGCATCATCGGGTGCCATGCATGTGTTGGCTGTATCGGGTTTACATGTAGGAATTATTTACCTTATTATTTCAGTACTTGTTAAGCCGCTTGATAGGGGCCGGTATGGCAAATGGCTATTGGCGTTGGTTGGTATAGGTGCGCTGTGGTCGTATGCATTTATCACGGGCTTGTCGCCCTCGGTGCTGCGTGCCGTTACCATGTTTTCGGTAATGGCCTTGTCCAAACCCTTGAATTATAAAACTAATATTTACAACACCTTGGGTGTTGCTGCTTTTATTTTGTTACTGTGGGAACCCTACCTGATTATGTCGGTAGGTTTTCAGCTTTCATTTTTAGCGGTTATTGGTATTGTGTACATGCAGCCTAAGCTTTACTGGCTGTGGTCGCCTAATCATTTGTTGTGGGATAAGGTTTGGCAGATAACCTGTGTTTCCATAGCTGCACAGCTGGCAACCTGCTCGTTAGGGTTGTTGTATTTTCATCAATTTCCGGTATACTTTCTGGTATCCAATTTATTTGTAATACCGGGTGCCATTATTTCTGTGGTGCTGGGTATACTGTTGCTACTCGTAAGTTTTTTTGACCCCATTGCAGCGGTTATTGGGTTTATTTTGGAATTTTTTCTGTGGGTTTTAAATAACCTGGTATTTTGGGTCGAGCAATTACCGTTTAGCTTAATCAATAACATATACATCACAACCTTTCAAACCTGGTTGCTGATGGGAATGCTTGTTTCTGCATTATTGCTGCTGCATTTCCGCAGGTTTGCTTTTGTGTTAATCATACTTTTCTGTGCCATCGCTTTAGGGCTGATGCAGTGGCATCATTACTATAGAGAAGTTAGGCCTGAGAAGTTTGTGGTTTATCATGTAGCAGGAAAAACCGCTATGGAGTGGAGTAGCCATGGAAAATCTTTTTTCCGTGCTGATTCAACTTTGTTGAATGATGCAGAACGAATCCGGTTTCATGTTCGGCCCAATCGGTTAATAAGCGGTATCCGGTATAGCAGTACAAAGTTACCTTTCATGCGTTCGTTTAAAGGTGGCTATCTGTTTGTATGGAGTGGCAAAATTATAGTTCAGCTTACAAGCGAATCGTTTTCGTTGCCGGAAGGTTTGAAAGTTGACTATATTGTGCTTAGTAATAACAGTATCCGGAATGTGAGAACACTTGACCAGGTTACCTGTAAAACTATTATCATTGACAGCAGCAATACCTTTTACGCGGCTTCAAAAATCTTAAATCAAGCAGCAACGTTAAACTTGCCTGTTCATTCGGTTTTGCACCAAGGTGCATTTGTTACTAAACTTTAA
- a CDS encoding enoyl-CoA hydratase/isomerase family protein, whose amino-acid sequence MVEYHVRERIAFITLNRPEKRNALSFELISALKQSFDQAESDHEVKVIILQARGEAFCAGADLAYVQKLQHFSYEENLKDSNHLKELYLKIYNHSKVIIAQVQGHALAGGCGLATVCDWVFAVPEARFGYTEVKIGFIPALVSVFLLRKVGEGRARELLLGGELISAERAQAFGLINRVVPPDSLDQEVRAFASKLIVTNAAASMALTKRLISDVAGKSMDEALRLAAEQNAHARGTEDCKRGIAAFLNKEKIIW is encoded by the coding sequence ATGGTTGAATATCATGTACGCGAACGAATAGCTTTTATCACACTGAACCGTCCGGAAAAACGAAACGCATTAAGTTTTGAATTGATTTCTGCATTGAAACAATCTTTTGATCAGGCTGAAAGCGATCATGAGGTAAAAGTGATCATCCTTCAGGCGAGAGGAGAAGCTTTTTGTGCCGGAGCAGACCTGGCTTATGTGCAGAAACTTCAGCATTTCTCTTACGAAGAAAACCTGAAGGACTCCAACCATTTGAAAGAGCTTTATTTGAAAATATATAACCACAGCAAAGTAATTATTGCTCAGGTACAAGGCCACGCACTGGCCGGTGGTTGTGGCCTGGCCACTGTTTGCGATTGGGTATTTGCCGTGCCCGAGGCACGGTTTGGTTATACCGAAGTGAAGATTGGTTTTATACCCGCCCTGGTGTCAGTATTTTTGCTTCGAAAAGTCGGAGAAGGCCGTGCACGTGAATTGTTGCTGGGTGGCGAACTTATTTCAGCGGAGCGGGCCCAGGCTTTCGGTCTGATCAATCGTGTTGTTCCGCCAGATAGCCTGGATCAGGAAGTGCGCGCTTTCGCTTCCAAGCTTATTGTTACCAATGCTGCTGCCAGCATGGCCCTTACAAAAAGGCTTATTTCAGATGTGGCGGGTAAATCAATGGATGAGGCTTTACGGCTTGCAGCCGAGCAAAATGCACACGCACGCGGTACGGAAGATTGTAAACGTGGCATTGCAGCATTTTTGAATAAAGAAAAAATCATCTGGTGA